From one Novosphingobium sp. genomic stretch:
- a CDS encoding glycosyltransferase family 4 protein, translating to MTTFFPDASNTPGISGPADVVDLFAHEPHTRRLRVALIGTYTPRRCGIATFTCDISEKLAAYVPDIDVDVYALDQQDSGLTYEPHVHTIEADNAEAYARAARLINESGADVVWLQHEFGIFGGPDGDMVRALVDGVAAPLLVTFHTVLAKPSAGQRAVTEHLVSRASKVMVMSRHGADLLTSSYHARPETIEIIEHGAPDRPFGGEEGAKVRMGLEGRQVLTTFGLLGPGKGLEQVIEALPAIIARHPDVIYRILGATHPVLLARDGETYREGLIARAQELGVADHIVWENRFLDTDELLDQLEACDIYITPYPNLGQSTSGTLSYAVALGKAVVSTSYVHASELLADGVGRLIPSNAPEAIAQAVNALLDDPKALMATKLRAYQRGRQTIWPLFAQAGAKLVRETMAPSPRPVSPQMVPGLSAVFAMSDATGMLQHSVGIVPDRHHGYCLDDNARALMLMNVSTSLSEAERLRWSICYAAFVQYAWNPEKGRFRNFMNFDRTWCETEGSEDSNGRALWALGHTVEHSPLPDIRAWALDLFDRVLDSMEPLQSPRAMGFAALGALALMRAGKQHDGARDMVIDSCNMLAHLLDKTRRPDWAWFEAVLGYDNPRLCQVLIEAGHRLGEKTWLAIGLETLDWISRCQTGIQGHFRPIGSESFGRQGTWQPFDQQPLEAQAAIEAFHSAFVATADKGWTDQAQQVYQWFFGANDRGVVLADIATGRCRDGVTPRGRNENSGAESILAFQLGHHSLCQLLRRLAPPQFQQSTHLSQAVATASQTPIKGIQLGQTVARPVAQSAAYS from the coding sequence ATGACCACCTTCTTCCCTGACGCGAGCAACACGCCCGGCATAAGCGGCCCTGCGGATGTGGTCGATCTCTTCGCGCATGAGCCGCATACCCGCCGGCTGCGCGTCGCGCTGATCGGCACCTACACCCCGCGCCGCTGCGGCATCGCCACCTTCACCTGCGACATCAGCGAGAAGCTGGCCGCCTATGTCCCCGACATCGACGTCGACGTCTATGCGCTGGACCAGCAGGACTCCGGTCTCACCTATGAGCCCCACGTCCACACCATCGAGGCCGACAATGCCGAGGCCTATGCCCGCGCCGCGCGGCTGATCAACGAAAGCGGCGCCGATGTGGTCTGGCTGCAGCATGAGTTCGGCATCTTCGGCGGCCCCGACGGCGATATGGTGCGCGCGCTGGTCGATGGCGTCGCCGCCCCGCTGCTGGTCACCTTCCACACCGTGCTGGCAAAGCCCTCCGCAGGGCAGCGCGCGGTGACCGAGCATCTCGTCAGCCGCGCCAGCAAGGTGATGGTGATGTCGCGCCATGGCGCCGATCTGCTGACCTCCAGCTACCATGCCCGCCCGGAGACCATCGAGATCATCGAGCATGGCGCCCCCGACCGCCCCTTCGGCGGCGAGGAAGGCGCCAAGGTCCGCATGGGTCTGGAAGGCAGGCAGGTGCTGACCACCTTCGGCCTGCTGGGCCCCGGCAAGGGGCTGGAGCAGGTGATCGAGGCGCTGCCCGCCATCATCGCGCGCCATCCCGATGTGATCTATCGCATTCTGGGCGCCACCCATCCGGTGTTGCTGGCCCGCGATGGCGAAACCTATCGTGAAGGGCTGATCGCTCGCGCTCAGGAGTTGGGCGTGGCGGATCATATCGTCTGGGAAAACCGCTTCCTCGACACCGATGAGCTGCTCGACCAGCTTGAGGCCTGCGACATCTACATCACGCCCTATCCCAATCTGGGCCAGTCCACTTCGGGCACGCTCAGCTATGCGGTGGCGCTGGGCAAGGCGGTGGTGTCCACCAGCTATGTCCATGCCAGCGAGCTGCTGGCCGATGGCGTGGGCCGCCTGATCCCCAGCAATGCGCCCGAGGCGATCGCCCAGGCCGTCAATGCCCTGCTCGACGATCCCAAGGCGCTGATGGCCACCAAGCTGCGCGCCTATCAGCGCGGCCGCCAGACCATCTGGCCGCTGTTTGCGCAGGCAGGGGCCAAGCTGGTGCGCGAGACGATGGCGCCCTCGCCCCGCCCCGTCTCGCCGCAGATGGTGCCGGGCCTCTCCGCCGTCTTTGCCATGAGCGACGCCACCGGCATGCTGCAGCATTCGGTCGGCATCGTGCCCGATCGGCACCATGGCTATTGCCTCGACGACAACGCGCGCGCGCTGATGCTGATGAATGTCTCGACCTCGCTGAGCGAAGCGGAACGCCTGCGCTGGAGCATCTGCTACGCCGCCTTCGTGCAATATGCCTGGAATCCGGAAAAGGGCCGCTTCCGCAACTTCATGAATTTCGACCGGACATGGTGCGAAACCGAGGGCTCGGAGGATTCCAACGGTCGCGCGCTCTGGGCTTTGGGCCATACGGTGGAGCATTCGCCCCTGCCCGACATTCGCGCCTGGGCACTCGACCTGTTCGACCGCGTGCTCGACAGCATGGAGCCGCTGCAGAGCCCGCGCGCCATGGGCTTTGCCGCGCTGGGCGCGCTGGCGCTGATGCGCGCGGGCAAGCAGCACGACGGCGCGCGCGACATGGTGATCGACAGCTGCAACATGCTGGCTCATCTGCTCGACAAGACGCGCCGCCCCGACTGGGCCTGGTTCGAGGCGGTGCTGGGCTATGACAATCCGCGCCTGTGTCAGGTGCTCATCGAGGCTGGGCACCGGCTCGGCGAAAAAACCTGGCTGGCAATCGGCCTGGAAACGCTCGACTGGATCAGCCGCTGCCAGACCGGCATTCAGGGCCATTTCCGCCCCATCGGCTCGGAAAGCTTTGGCCGTCAGGGCACATGGCAACCCTTTGATCAACAACCGCTTGAGGCTCAGGCCGCCATCGAGGCTTTCCATAGCGCCTTCGTCGCAACCGCTGACAAGGGGTGGACCGATCAGGCCCAGCAGGTGTATCAATGGTTCTTCGGCGCCAATGACCGCGGCGTCGTGCTGGCCGATATCGCCACCGGACGGTGCCGTGACGGTGTAACGCCGCGAGGGCGTAACGAAAATTCGGGTGCGGAATCGATTTTGGCCTTCCAGCTTGGCCATCACAGCTTGTGCCAACTGCTGCGTCGCCTTGCGCCGCCCCAGTTTCAGCAGAGCACGCATCTCTCACAAGCCGTTGCCACGGCCAGCCAGACGCCCATCAAGGGGATCCAACTTGGACAAACAGTTGCACGTCCTGTCGCGCAATCCGCTGCATATTCTTGA
- a CDS encoding response regulator, with amino-acid sequence MPLTSDRPHLKDQPSKTQALASSLPYLRRYARAATGSQSMGDNLVRMTLNAALEDADLLERISESRVGLYHAFTGVWTSVDPDVGRDGAGPEDGSPSQLGRVSTLRRQALLLSQLEDFPISQTAQILSVSDEEAEELVKEALADIARDNVADVLIIEDEPLISTHLADIVSSAGHRIVASATTAQQAREAYALHRPTLVLSDIQLADGSSGIDAIEDILKIGPVPVIFITAFPEKLLTGEGLEPTLLISKPFREETVLTTISQALFFGSNLNA; translated from the coding sequence ATGCCGCTTACTTCGGATCGCCCCCACCTCAAAGACCAGCCATCCAAAACCCAGGCCCTGGCATCCTCGCTGCCCTATCTGCGCCGCTACGCCCGCGCCGCCACCGGCTCGCAGTCGATGGGCGACAATCTGGTGCGCATGACGCTGAACGCCGCGCTGGAGGATGCCGATCTGCTGGAACGCATTTCGGAAAGCCGCGTCGGACTTTATCATGCCTTTACCGGCGTCTGGACCTCGGTCGACCCCGATGTGGGCCGCGATGGCGCCGGGCCGGAGGATGGCAGCCCCTCGCAGCTTGGCCGCGTTTCCACGCTGCGGCGTCAGGCGCTGCTGCTCAGCCAGCTTGAGGATTTCCCGATTTCCCAAACCGCGCAGATCCTCAGCGTCTCCGACGAGGAGGCCGAGGAGCTGGTGAAGGAAGCGCTGGCCGATATCGCGCGCGACAATGTCGCCGATGTGCTGATCATCGAGGATGAACCGCTGATCTCCACCCATCTGGCCGATATCGTCAGCAGCGCGGGCCACCGCATCGTCGCCAGCGCCACCACCGCCCAGCAGGCGCGCGAGGCCTATGCGCTGCACCGCCCCACGCTGGTGCTCAGCGACATTCAGCTCGCCGATGGCAGCTCGGGCATCGATGCCATTGAGGACATTCTGAAAATCGGCCCCGTGCCGGTGATCTTCATCACCGCCTTCCCCGAAAAGCTGCTGACCGGCGAGGGGCTTGAGCCCACCCTGCTGATCAGCAAGCCCTTCCGCGAGGAAACCGTGCTGACCACCATCAGCCAGGCGCTGTTCTTCGGCTCCAATCTGAATGCCTGA